A single Thermosynechococcus vestitus BP-1 DNA region contains:
- a CDS encoding DEAD/DEAH box helicase — MSERSPALADFLAQLPFELDAFQAAAIAALDAGRSVVVCAPTGSGKTLIGEYAIHRALTRQQRVFYTTPLKALSNQKWRDFQQQFGAAQVGLLTGDISINRDAPILVMTTEIFRNMLYGTPIGEVGTSLAGVEVVVLDECHYMNDRQRGTVWEESIIYCPKEIQLVALSATIANGEQLTDWIQSVHGDAELIYSDWRPIPLHFYFCNGKGLFPLLDGQRKRLNPKLHGQPELRRRGSKRDFLSIRYVVSQLQQRDMLPAIYFIFSRRGCDQAVQEVLGMNLLTKAEQQALAERVEAFLAQHQDIVAPEMIAPLYQGIAAHHAGVLPVVKTLVETLFQEGLIKLVFATETLAAGINMPARTTVISTLSKRTDSGHRLLTASEFLQMAGRAGRRGMDTVGHVVTLQTPFEGAHEAAFLATAAPDPLMSQFTPSYGMVLNLLQRHTLEEARELVERSFGQYLATLQLTPQRQAIAQLEMELQTVQQRLAGIDRQQLAQYQKLRERLRQDQRLLKILEQQAEQERTQALLPLMMAVPPGTWLHIKSPLREHPPLAAVLCQPVAGSGQLPHWLCLAADGRLRVVGIDDILGVYPDRPPCDPLPPLPEAMKLRRGESYPCHGADHYLGCLPNLPPVLAAPEVAAQAAKIADLEAKLSQLQGSLPQNVHSLLRLVRREERLQTELRDRQQKLHQQSQRHWEQFLALIAALQDFGGLNDLTPTPLGEMAAALRGENELWLALALASGELNDLPPHLLAAAVAALVTETPRSDSWCNYPIPSEVEERLAALSPIRRRLFQVQRRYQIIFPLWYEWDLIGLVEQWALGTPWHELCAQTNLDAGDIVRLLRRTLDFLSQIPHAPHTSPQLRQSAQQARYLLDRFPVNDLLEGVELEVATL; from the coding sequence ATGAGTGAGCGATCGCCCGCCCTAGCAGACTTCCTTGCCCAACTCCCCTTTGAACTGGATGCCTTTCAGGCGGCCGCAATCGCTGCCCTTGATGCAGGTCGCTCTGTGGTAGTCTGTGCCCCTACGGGCTCAGGCAAAACCCTCATTGGTGAGTATGCAATTCACCGGGCCCTAACGCGGCAGCAACGGGTGTTTTACACCACCCCCCTCAAGGCGCTCTCCAACCAGAAGTGGCGTGACTTTCAGCAGCAGTTTGGCGCCGCGCAGGTGGGCCTTTTAACCGGGGATATCTCAATTAACCGTGATGCTCCGATTCTCGTGATGACAACGGAAATTTTCCGCAATATGCTCTATGGCACCCCCATTGGCGAAGTGGGCACCTCCCTTGCAGGGGTAGAAGTGGTGGTGCTAGATGAATGCCATTACATGAACGATCGCCAGCGGGGCACCGTCTGGGAGGAATCCATCATCTACTGTCCCAAGGAAATTCAACTGGTGGCTCTCTCCGCCACGATTGCCAACGGCGAACAACTCACCGACTGGATTCAATCCGTCCATGGGGATGCCGAACTTATCTACTCCGACTGGCGACCCATTCCCCTGCACTTTTACTTTTGCAACGGCAAGGGACTCTTTCCCCTTTTAGACGGCCAACGCAAACGCCTCAACCCGAAGCTCCACGGCCAGCCTGAACTGCGGCGACGCGGCAGCAAGCGGGACTTTTTGAGCATTCGCTACGTGGTTAGTCAACTGCAACAGCGGGACATGCTACCGGCAATTTACTTTATCTTTAGTCGCCGCGGCTGTGACCAAGCGGTTCAAGAGGTCTTGGGCATGAATCTCCTCACCAAGGCGGAACAGCAGGCACTGGCGGAACGGGTCGAGGCCTTTTTGGCACAGCATCAGGACATTGTTGCCCCTGAAATGATTGCCCCCCTCTACCAAGGGATTGCCGCTCACCATGCCGGGGTGCTGCCGGTGGTGAAGACCCTTGTGGAAACGCTCTTTCAGGAGGGCCTGATCAAACTCGTCTTTGCCACAGAAACGCTGGCTGCAGGGATCAATATGCCGGCGCGCACCACGGTGATTTCTACGCTCTCGAAGCGCACTGACAGTGGTCATCGGCTCTTGACAGCCTCGGAGTTTCTGCAAATGGCCGGACGCGCTGGCCGCCGGGGCATGGATACGGTGGGTCATGTAGTGACCTTGCAAACCCCCTTTGAGGGCGCCCATGAAGCAGCATTTTTGGCCACTGCCGCTCCGGATCCCCTGATGAGCCAATTTACCCCCAGCTATGGCATGGTCTTGAACCTACTCCAACGCCACACCCTTGAAGAAGCGCGGGAACTGGTGGAGCGCAGTTTTGGGCAATATTTGGCCACATTGCAACTGACACCGCAGCGGCAGGCGATCGCCCAACTGGAAATGGAACTGCAAACCGTGCAACAACGCCTTGCAGGCATTGATCGCCAGCAACTAGCGCAGTATCAAAAGCTGCGGGAACGGCTACGGCAGGATCAACGCCTCCTGAAAATCCTCGAACAGCAGGCGGAGCAGGAACGGACCCAAGCACTACTGCCGTTGATGATGGCAGTGCCACCGGGGACGTGGCTCCATATCAAATCCCCCCTACGGGAGCATCCCCCCTTAGCGGCTGTCCTCTGTCAACCCGTTGCCGGTTCGGGCCAGTTGCCCCACTGGCTGTGCCTTGCTGCCGATGGTCGTTTGCGGGTTGTTGGCATTGATGACATTTTGGGGGTCTATCCCGATCGCCCCCCCTGTGATCCTCTGCCGCCGCTCCCAGAGGCAATGAAACTGCGCCGCGGGGAAAGTTATCCCTGCCATGGCGCGGATCACTACCTTGGTTGCCTCCCGAATCTCCCCCCCGTCCTAGCTGCGCCGGAAGTGGCTGCCCAAGCGGCCAAAATCGCCGACCTAGAGGCCAAACTCAGCCAACTGCAAGGGAGTCTGCCGCAAAATGTCCATTCGCTGCTGCGCTTAGTTCGTCGGGAAGAACGGCTACAAACAGAACTGCGCGATCGCCAGCAGAAGCTCCATCAACAGTCCCAACGCCACTGGGAGCAATTTCTTGCCCTCATTGCTGCCCTGCAAGACTTTGGTGGCCTCAATGATCTGACCCCCACTCCCCTTGGGGAAATGGCCGCTGCCCTGCGGGGAGAGAACGAACTCTGGTTGGCCTTGGCCTTGGCCTCGGGTGAACTGAATGACTTGCCCCCCCACCTCTTGGCGGCAGCGGTTGCCGCTTTAGTGACTGAAACACCCCGCTCCGATAGTTGGTGCAACTACCCCATTCCCAGTGAAGTGGAAGAACGCCTTGCCGCCCTGAGTCCGATTCGCCGGCGGCTCTTTCAGGTGCAGCGCCGCTATCAGATTATTTTTCCCCTCTGGTACGAGTGGGATCTCATTGGCTTGGTGGAGCAGTGGGCCTTGGGCACGCCGTGGCATGAATTGTGCGCTCAAACCAATCTTGATGCCGGCGATATTGTGCGCTTGCTGCGGCGCACCCTGGATTTTCTGTCCCAAATTCCCCATGCGCCCCACACCAGTCCCCAACTGCGCCAAAGTGCCCAGCAGGCCCGCTATCTCCTCGATCGCTTCCCCGTGAATGACCTGCTGGAAGGGGTGGAGCTAGAGGTAGCGACTCTATAG
- a CDS encoding DUF4346 domain-containing protein, whose translation MGKAERTALDNKLSQRFIHLDPAGYFIIYIDPEQQLIWMKHYPNDINEKGLAVDPDTGEPIPTKGKVTREPDLVLSGRTAKELCIELFEKDRQLVTMFDHAAYLGRELMRAQFCLDEGIEYIQD comes from the coding sequence TTGGGCAAAGCAGAACGCACCGCTCTTGACAACAAGCTGTCACAGCGATTTATTCATCTGGATCCGGCAGGGTATTTCATTATCTACATTGACCCTGAGCAACAACTGATCTGGATGAAACACTATCCCAATGACATCAACGAGAAGGGCTTAGCGGTGGATCCCGATACCGGGGAACCGATTCCCACCAAAGGCAAAGTCACGCGGGAACCCGATCTGGTACTGAGCGGTCGTACCGCAAAGGAGTTATGTATTGAACTCTTTGAAAAGGATCGCCAACTGGTGACGATGTTTGACCACGCGGCCTATCTCGGTCGTGAGCTGATGCGGGCACAGTTTTGTTTGGATGAAGGGATTGAGTATATCCAAGATTAG
- a CDS encoding diheme cytochrome c yields the protein MLCALVGTALSAIATPDFSGTVDVVPLNTQLGAQIYLQRCGSCHLAVPPETLPTQAWQVLIQETNHYGAALEPISRPELGPLWNYLRTYSRPLPEDSQIPFRVGRSPFFRILHPRVQVPQPVTLNGCAQCHPKATLFNFRELSPQWLDSP from the coding sequence ATGCTCTGTGCCCTAGTGGGTACTGCCCTATCAGCGATCGCCACCCCAGACTTCAGCGGTACCGTCGATGTTGTGCCCTTGAATACCCAGTTGGGAGCGCAAATCTATCTACAGCGCTGTGGCAGTTGTCATCTTGCGGTGCCCCCGGAAACATTGCCCACTCAGGCATGGCAGGTGCTGATTCAAGAGACCAATCACTATGGTGCCGCCCTCGAACCCATTTCCCGCCCAGAGTTAGGGCCCCTGTGGAACTATTTGCGCACCTATTCTCGACCGCTTCCTGAGGATAGCCAAATTCCCTTTCGCGTTGGGCGATCGCCCTTCTTTCGCATCCTCCATCCCCGTGTGCAAGTGCCCCAGCCCGTCACCCTCAATGGTTGTGCCCAGTGTCATCCCAAGGCTACCCTCTTTAACTTTCGTGAGCTCAGTCCGCAGTGGTTGGATTCCCCCTAG
- a CDS encoding TIGR03943 family putative permease subunit: MLRRRWLQQEWWTVVALLLWGILFLQYGWQGRLGLLIHPNYFGLAIASGLLLVAVSGWQGWRLWRGRVTPAQHVALLPTRWTLTLLIFAAGAGLVITPRSFNSATAIHRGLEEGLTVTRNTPVAFRLSQRPQDRTLIDWIRTLDVYPEPDAYSGLPARIEGFAVHSPQLPETYLTLSRFVMTCCAADAYPVGLPVKLGRSRQAYPQDQWFRVEGRMTTETLNNRRQLVLVAETITPIPEPENPFMY; this comes from the coding sequence ATGCTGCGCCGGCGCTGGCTACAGCAGGAGTGGTGGACGGTTGTGGCCCTCCTCCTCTGGGGAATTTTGTTTCTCCAGTATGGATGGCAGGGGCGACTTGGGTTACTGATTCACCCCAACTACTTTGGACTGGCGATCGCCAGTGGTTTGCTTTTAGTGGCTGTGAGTGGTTGGCAAGGGTGGCGGTTGTGGCGGGGGCGAGTGACCCCTGCGCAGCATGTTGCGCTTCTACCGACCCGTTGGACCCTCACTCTCCTCATTTTCGCCGCCGGGGCGGGGTTGGTGATTACGCCCCGTTCTTTCAATAGTGCAACGGCGATCCATCGCGGTCTTGAAGAGGGCTTGACAGTGACACGCAATACGCCAGTGGCTTTTCGCCTCAGTCAACGGCCGCAGGACCGCACGCTCATTGACTGGATTCGCACCCTTGACGTCTATCCCGAACCCGATGCCTATAGTGGCCTACCCGCTCGCATTGAGGGATTTGCTGTCCATAGTCCGCAACTGCCAGAGACCTATCTCACCCTCAGCCGCTTTGTGATGACCTGTTGTGCAGCGGATGCCTATCCAGTGGGACTGCCCGTGAAATTGGGGCGATCGCGCCAAGCCTATCCCCAAGATCAATGGTTTCGGGTTGAAGGTCGGATGACCACAGAAACCCTCAACAACCGCCGTCAATTGGTACTCGTTGCTGAGACAATAACGCCAATTCCTGAACCGGAAAATCCCTTTATGTACTGA
- a CDS encoding OB-fold-containig protein: MLFHLIHTPYWIVLGMGILLFLTVIFGEVGDDEVELEGDADPSEMAVDVEEGISFLAMLHWLGVGRAPLILLLALDFSLLGVLGWFLNVLFYTLSGTWPGVVWSGVIAIAALLLALTIGGLCSRPLGQIFAQFSEDTRRDRLLGCSGHVSSAHIPRSGTGIGQVSVLDANGNRLLVPAVLPPWATVTPQQGQEVLIIDRQGNEYIVVTKDSWDEAAWLRQHGHSQMPPIKEREDA; the protein is encoded by the coding sequence ATGCTTTTTCACCTGATTCATACTCCCTACTGGATTGTCTTGGGTATGGGGATCCTACTCTTTTTGACGGTGATCTTTGGGGAGGTGGGGGATGACGAGGTCGAGCTAGAGGGAGATGCCGATCCCTCGGAAATGGCGGTCGATGTCGAGGAGGGTATCTCATTTCTGGCGATGCTCCATTGGTTGGGGGTGGGGAGAGCGCCCCTCATCCTTTTGCTGGCCTTGGACTTTAGCCTTTTGGGCGTGCTGGGCTGGTTTTTGAATGTCCTCTTTTACACCTTGAGTGGCACTTGGCCAGGGGTGGTGTGGTCTGGCGTGATTGCGATCGCTGCACTCCTTTTGGCACTGACCATTGGCGGTCTGTGTTCACGGCCTTTGGGACAGATTTTTGCTCAGTTTAGTGAAGATACCCGTCGCGATCGCCTACTGGGGTGCAGTGGCCACGTCAGTTCTGCCCATATTCCCCGCAGCGGGACGGGCATTGGTCAAGTGAGTGTTTTGGATGCCAATGGCAATCGGCTGCTTGTGCCGGCAGTGCTGCCCCCTTGGGCAACGGTTACCCCCCAGCAGGGTCAGGAAGTTTTAATTATCGATCGCCAAGGGAATGAGTACATTGTTGTAACCAAAGACAGCTGGGATGAAGCCGCCTGGTTACGCCAGCACGGACACTCTCAGATGCCTCCGATCAAGGAGAGGGAAGACGCCTAG
- a CDS encoding thioredoxin family protein — MGAATAASGQRLRNFVIAVVAILISFALLAGLGSDNQPLTLAEQAKHATPWEEAQVNGKPTLLEFYANWCSTCRSMAKDLGELKAQYRDRVNFVMLNVDNSKWLPEIEQFNVDGIPHFVFLNRQLEPQAVAIGLQPKEVMAKNLEALSNDLPLPYGQLTGEMSQLPSPLARQRSDDPRSHGG, encoded by the coding sequence ATGGGAGCAGCAACGGCAGCCAGTGGTCAGCGGTTACGGAATTTTGTGATTGCTGTTGTCGCCATTCTCATTAGTTTTGCCCTATTGGCTGGTTTAGGCAGTGACAATCAACCCCTCACCCTTGCCGAGCAAGCCAAACACGCTACCCCTTGGGAGGAGGCTCAAGTGAATGGCAAGCCGACACTTTTGGAGTTTTATGCCAACTGGTGCAGCACCTGTCGTTCGATGGCCAAGGATTTAGGGGAATTAAAGGCGCAATATCGCGATCGCGTGAACTTTGTCATGCTGAATGTGGACAACAGCAAGTGGCTACCGGAAATTGAGCAATTTAATGTGGATGGGATTCCCCACTTTGTCTTTCTGAATCGGCAATTGGAACCCCAAGCGGTGGCGATCGGCCTCCAACCCAAGGAAGTGATGGCCAAAAATCTTGAAGCCCTCAGCAATGACCTCCCCTTGCCCTATGGTCAACTGACGGGTGAGATGTCGCAACTCCCCAGTCCCCTTGCCCGTCAACGCAGTGATGATCCCCGTAGTCATGGGGGCTAG
- a CDS encoding GNAT family N-acetyltransferase, which yields MTDMLVRLYDLVVDWPAVMAQQQQGVHYRQPLGSEVDWIVQWVGDRFSAGWRSEVAIAFSQRPPRGLIAVQGGELLGFACYDAAALGLFGPMAVAEPHRGRGIGRLLLQLTLAQMRSAGYGYAVIGWVSSEAFYAKTVGAVPIPDSRPGLWQTALRISPSGS from the coding sequence ATGACCGATATGCTGGTCAGGCTCTACGATCTGGTGGTGGATTGGCCTGCGGTGATGGCACAGCAACAGCAGGGGGTTCACTATCGGCAGCCCTTGGGATCAGAAGTGGATTGGATTGTGCAGTGGGTGGGCGATCGCTTTAGTGCCGGTTGGCGGAGTGAGGTGGCGATCGCCTTCAGCCAGCGCCCCCCACGGGGACTGATTGCCGTTCAAGGGGGTGAACTGCTTGGCTTTGCCTGCTATGATGCCGCTGCCCTAGGACTGTTTGGACCCATGGCTGTGGCAGAACCTCACCGCGGACGGGGAATTGGTCGCCTTCTCCTGCAGTTAACCTTGGCTCAAATGCGCAGTGCCGGCTATGGCTATGCCGTCATTGGTTGGGTCTCCTCAGAGGCGTTTTATGCAAAGACCGTTGGCGCGGTGCCCATTCCCGATTCTCGCCCTGGCCTCTGGCAAACGGCCCTAAGGATCAGCCCATCAGGCTCTTAA
- the aroF gene encoding 3-deoxy-7-phosphoheptulonate synthase, whose protein sequence is MIIVLRSGTPSEEIERVSSEMQSWGLTPEKIVGKHKVVIGLVGETAELDPLRIQEISPWIEHVLRVEQPFKRASREYRHGEPSEVVVPTPNGEVIFGEGHDVVVVAGPCSVENETMIIETAQRVKAAGAKFLRGGAYKPRTSPYAFQGHGESALELLAAAKAATGLGIITEVMDAADLDKIAEVADVLQIGARNMQNFSLLKRVGAQPKPVLLKRGMSATIEEWLMAAEYILAAGNPNVILCERGIRTFDREYTRNTLDLAAIPVLRKLTHLPIMIDPSHGTGWAEFVPAMAKAAVAAGADALMIEVHPNPAKALSDGAQSLTPDQFDELMQTLQRPLVSLSR, encoded by the coding sequence ATGATTATCGTTCTAAGAAGTGGCACCCCCAGTGAAGAAATTGAGCGGGTCAGCAGTGAAATGCAAAGTTGGGGATTGACCCCTGAAAAAATTGTGGGTAAGCACAAGGTAGTGATCGGCCTTGTTGGCGAAACAGCAGAACTTGATCCCCTACGGATTCAAGAAATTAGCCCTTGGATTGAACACGTCTTGCGGGTTGAGCAGCCCTTCAAGCGCGCCAGCCGCGAGTATCGCCACGGTGAACCCAGTGAAGTGGTGGTGCCCACGCCCAATGGCGAGGTTATTTTCGGCGAAGGACATGATGTGGTGGTGGTGGCGGGGCCTTGCTCGGTTGAGAATGAGACCATGATCATTGAAACCGCACAGCGGGTGAAAGCAGCGGGGGCCAAATTCCTGCGCGGCGGTGCCTACAAACCCCGTACCTCCCCCTATGCCTTCCAGGGACATGGCGAAAGTGCCCTTGAACTGTTGGCGGCAGCAAAAGCAGCAACCGGTTTAGGCATCATTACGGAAGTCATGGATGCAGCGGATCTAGACAAAATTGCTGAAGTGGCTGATGTGCTGCAAATTGGTGCCCGCAATATGCAAAATTTTTCGCTCCTAAAGCGGGTGGGTGCCCAACCCAAGCCGGTCCTCCTCAAACGGGGCATGTCCGCCACTATTGAGGAATGGTTGATGGCTGCGGAGTACATTCTGGCGGCAGGAAATCCCAATGTGATTCTCTGTGAACGGGGCATTCGTACCTTTGACCGCGAATATACCCGCAATACCTTGGATTTAGCGGCAATTCCTGTGCTGCGCAAGCTAACCCATCTACCGATTATGATTGACCCTAGCCATGGTACCGGCTGGGCAGAATTTGTGCCGGCAATGGCCAAAGCCGCGGTGGCGGCAGGCGCTGATGCTCTGATGATTGAGGTACACCCCAACCCCGCAAAAGCCCTCTCCGATGGTGCTCAATCCCTTACCCCCGATCAGTTTGACGAGTTGATGCAGACGCTGCAACGTCCCCTTGTCAGTTTGAGCCGCTAG
- a CDS encoding peptidoglycan recognition protein family protein, producing MSARSQGLRFLISLAIATVVVLSLWKVMIGSIPQGNLPLDLSQAVSIDDPEFDRPTESLPASAPENPLLPLQRSDGAAYDRLFAQVRQVHQQCATTPPWYSVPIDPTNFGDRYRTDLRGQLLDHEPLIVLHETVDSAASALNFFQTPHLRDEEQASYHELITLNGWLLHLVPWSKRAYGAGNSAFGKEAAQTNPRLAPSVNNFALHFSLETPPQGRHNGPSHTGYTDAQYRTLAWLVAQTGIDRQRVTTHAAVDRSGERMDPRSFDWVKFNRYWQLYRDRACGDSLP from the coding sequence ATGTCGGCTCGTTCCCAAGGCCTGCGGTTTCTGATTTCCCTAGCGATCGCCACCGTGGTTGTGCTCTCCCTTTGGAAGGTAATGATTGGCTCTATTCCCCAGGGGAATCTACCCCTCGATCTCAGCCAGGCCGTATCGATTGATGATCCAGAATTTGATAGGCCAACGGAATCCTTGCCTGCGTCTGCACCCGAGAATCCGCTGCTGCCTCTGCAGCGCAGTGACGGCGCCGCCTACGATCGCCTCTTTGCTCAAGTGCGCCAAGTTCATCAACAGTGTGCGACTACTCCCCCTTGGTACAGTGTGCCTATCGATCCCACCAATTTTGGCGATCGCTACCGTACCGATCTTCGGGGTCAACTGCTGGATCATGAACCCCTGATTGTTTTACATGAAACGGTGGACTCTGCCGCATCAGCCCTCAACTTTTTCCAAACGCCGCATCTGCGCGATGAAGAACAGGCGAGCTACCATGAATTGATTACCCTCAACGGTTGGCTGCTGCACTTAGTGCCTTGGTCGAAGCGCGCCTATGGTGCCGGCAATTCCGCCTTTGGCAAGGAAGCGGCGCAAACAAATCCCCGCCTTGCCCCTTCGGTGAATAATTTTGCCCTCCACTTTTCCCTAGAAACACCCCCCCAGGGGCGCCACAATGGCCCTAGCCATACTGGCTACACCGATGCCCAATACCGCACCTTGGCGTGGCTAGTGGCGCAAACGGGTATTGATCGCCAACGGGTGACCACCCATGCAGCGGTCGATCGCTCCGGGGAACGCATGGATCCGCGCAGCTTTGATTGGGTTAAATTTAATCGCTATTGGCAGCTCTATCGCGATCGCGCCTGTGGCGATTCCCTTCCCTAG
- a CDS encoding SDR family oxidoreductase, translating to MYLVTGATGQLGLRVVRRCITLGLPVRAFVRLTSQYELLKEWGAEIFIGDLQQPRDIQAAMKGVEAVICCHGSQLLSRAIQAIDYRATLDVIQAAQEQGVRYLTLISPLAVTGDRQQSPFLKAKYEVEQVLISSGLNYSIFRCPTLMSSLLPLAERFQQTGVYIVLGDPQHRLQLLSPDDLARCILIASQASQPAIFSMAHPEVFTRQEIADRLGRFFNRRPFVMTVPLSVIDGARQFLGVMSRDLDASLGTLRTLLAYESLCPASEIERAQTYFQLSFESLETFLGRYF from the coding sequence ATGTACTTGGTTACGGGTGCCACAGGACAACTGGGTTTGCGGGTGGTGCGCCGCTGTATCACGTTGGGTTTACCTGTACGGGCATTTGTGCGCCTAACGAGCCAATACGAGCTTCTCAAGGAATGGGGGGCTGAGATTTTTATCGGCGATCTGCAACAGCCCCGCGATATTCAGGCGGCCATGAAGGGCGTGGAAGCGGTCATTTGCTGCCATGGCAGTCAGTTACTGAGCCGTGCCATCCAGGCCATTGATTACCGTGCCACGTTGGATGTGATTCAGGCAGCTCAGGAGCAGGGGGTGCGCTATCTAACGCTGATTTCTCCTCTGGCGGTGACGGGCGATCGCCAGCAGTCCCCCTTTCTCAAGGCCAAGTACGAAGTTGAGCAGGTGCTCATCAGCAGTGGCCTCAACTACAGCATTTTTCGCTGTCCTACCCTAATGTCAAGTTTGCTTCCCCTTGCGGAGCGCTTTCAGCAGACGGGGGTTTACATTGTCCTTGGGGATCCGCAGCATCGGCTGCAACTGCTCAGTCCCGACGATTTAGCCCGCTGTATTCTCATTGCCAGTCAAGCCAGTCAGCCAGCGATTTTTAGCATGGCGCATCCAGAGGTTTTCACCCGCCAAGAGATTGCTGATCGCCTTGGTCGCTTTTTCAATAGGCGCCCCTTTGTCATGACAGTGCCCCTGAGTGTCATTGATGGTGCTCGCCAGTTCCTCGGCGTCATGAGTCGCGATTTGGACGCCAGTCTTGGAACGCTGCGGACGCTGTTGGCCTATGAAAGTCTTTGCCCTGCCAGTGAAATTGAGCGTGCCCAAACTTATTTTCAACTTTCCTTTGAATCCCTAGAGACATTCTTAGGTCGCTACTTCTAG